The following are encoded in a window of Solibacillus sp. FSL R7-0668 genomic DNA:
- a CDS encoding tyrosine-protein phosphatase, producing the protein MIDMHSHVLWNADDGPRSMGEAMKLMEQAVKEGISALIATSHSNHPHYDVGYQVVLNQIDRLQNELLNNEIPLTVYTGHEVRLSEKLIPLYLANQIHTLANSQYLLVELPSYTIPNYIDYIIHALLMEGITPIIAHPERNKAIAENPNRLVQLIQQGALSQITAGSLTGHFGRAVQKFSLDLVRANLVHVYGSDAHNLTTRPFLFDQGLCYLEKRKELEAVDIFLENNARILQNQPFIIKEPEEIATAKWWKIY; encoded by the coding sequence ATGATTGATATGCATAGCCATGTATTATGGAACGCAGATGATGGGCCAAGGTCTATGGGAGAAGCTATGAAGTTAATGGAACAGGCGGTGAAAGAGGGGATTTCGGCACTCATTGCGACATCACATAGCAATCACCCACACTATGATGTGGGCTATCAGGTCGTATTGAATCAAATTGATAGGTTGCAAAACGAACTCCTAAATAATGAGATACCACTCACAGTTTATACCGGTCATGAAGTCCGGTTATCCGAAAAATTGATACCACTCTATCTAGCAAATCAAATTCATACATTGGCAAACTCACAATATTTACTAGTAGAATTACCTTCCTATACGATTCCGAATTATATAGATTACATTATTCACGCACTATTAATGGAGGGCATTACGCCTATTATTGCACATCCTGAGCGCAATAAAGCCATTGCCGAAAACCCCAATCGATTAGTGCAGCTTATTCAGCAAGGGGCTTTGTCACAAATTACGGCGGGCAGTCTAACCGGCCATTTTGGTCGTGCAGTGCAAAAATTTTCGTTGGATTTAGTGAGGGCGAATCTCGTACATGTGTACGGATCAGATGCTCATAATTTAACAACGCGCCCATTTTTATTTGATCAGGGGCTTTGTTATTTAGAAAAAAGAAAAGAGTTAGAGGCAGTAGATATTTTTCTTGAAAATAATGCGCGAATTTTGCAAAATCAGCCCTTCATCATAAAAGAGCCCGAAGAAATAGCTACAGCGAAGTGGTGGAAAATCTATTAA
- a CDS encoding LCP family glycopolymer transferase — translation MKKWKWTLGVAFVLSIASLIIVINVYGDIKSTANEMYTPINDKVSEIRQQPVDITQDKEPFSVLILGVDERATDKGRSDTMIVLTVNPTLQTTKMLSIPRDTYTEIMGMDFKDKINHAYAFGGVEMSMKTVENLLSIPIDYVAKVNMESFVDIVDIVGGITVDNTLDFQFDGEHYPTGELELDGEKALKYVRMRYEDPLGDFGRQNRQKQVIQGVLKESMSLNTVWNYKSIFKTLEDNVQINITLDDILSIRKNYGDSFKIIEQLYLNHGEGTMIKGIYYYVPNESELQAIQANLKKHMEM, via the coding sequence ATGAAAAAGTGGAAGTGGACATTGGGCGTTGCTTTTGTACTAAGTATAGCGAGCCTTATTATCGTGATAAATGTTTATGGCGATATTAAAAGTACAGCAAATGAAATGTATACCCCTATAAATGATAAAGTATCCGAAATTCGGCAACAACCAGTGGATATTACACAGGACAAAGAGCCATTTTCTGTGCTTATTTTAGGCGTAGATGAACGCGCTACAGATAAAGGACGCTCTGATACGATGATTGTATTAACGGTTAATCCAACACTTCAAACAACGAAAATGCTCAGTATACCGCGTGATACGTATACTGAGATTATGGGGATGGACTTCAAAGACAAAATAAATCACGCATATGCATTTGGTGGCGTCGAAATGTCGATGAAAACCGTAGAAAATTTATTGTCCATCCCGATTGATTATGTTGCAAAGGTCAATATGGAAAGCTTTGTAGATATTGTCGACATCGTAGGAGGGATTACTGTTGATAACACACTCGATTTTCAATTTGATGGGGAGCATTATCCAACGGGGGAATTGGAATTAGATGGCGAAAAGGCACTAAAATATGTGCGTATGCGTTATGAGGACCCTTTAGGTGATTTTGGTCGACAAAACCGACAAAAGCAAGTCATTCAAGGCGTTTTAAAGGAAAGTATGTCACTGAATACCGTATGGAATTATAAATCTATTTTTAAGACCTTGGAAGATAATGTTCAAATCAATATTACTTTAGATGACATCTTAAGCATACGTAAAAACTATGGTGATAGTTTTAAAATAATTGAGCAGCTATATCTAAATCATGGGGAAGGTACGATGATTAAAGGGATTTATTACTATGTGCCGAACGAAAGTGAATTACAGGCGATTCAAGCTAATCTAAAAAAGCATATGGAAATGTGA
- the galE gene encoding UDP-glucose 4-epimerase GalE translates to MLVTGGAGYIGTHTCIALIEAGHTVVVADNLCNSKRESIEKFKKIMNTHIPFYEIDVSNRKAVETIFENHQLDGVIHFAGLKAVGESVEKPSLYYENNVVSTLVLVNCCLKFGVNRFVFSSSATVYGDNKVPFVETMDLLPTTNPYGETKAICERILTDIAKANPSFSVSLLRYFNPIGAHESGLIGEAPNGIPNNLMPYITQVAKGMRDYLSIFGNDYPTIDGTGVRDYIHVMDLAEGHVAAIHAMLQGVHIYNLGTGQGTSVLQLVKAFEEANGVTIRYEIVERRPGDLACCYADVEKARQELGWIAKRDVVTMCKDAWRFEKNTLHQGV, encoded by the coding sequence ATATTGGTAACAGGAGGTGCAGGATACATTGGTACACATACATGTATCGCGCTAATTGAAGCAGGACATACAGTGGTTGTCGCGGATAATCTCTGTAATAGTAAACGAGAGTCTATTGAAAAATTCAAAAAGATTATGAATACACATATTCCTTTTTATGAAATCGATGTTTCGAATAGAAAAGCTGTAGAGACGATTTTCGAAAATCATCAGCTTGATGGCGTCATTCATTTTGCTGGGTTGAAGGCTGTCGGTGAATCCGTAGAAAAACCGTCTTTGTATTATGAAAATAATGTTGTGAGTACACTTGTATTGGTTAACTGTTGTTTAAAGTTTGGAGTCAATCGATTTGTCTTTAGTTCATCGGCTACAGTATACGGAGACAATAAGGTGCCGTTTGTAGAGACAATGGATTTATTACCCACGACGAATCCATATGGTGAAACAAAGGCAATATGTGAACGGATTTTGACGGACATTGCCAAAGCAAATCCATCATTTTCAGTGTCATTACTGCGTTATTTTAATCCAATTGGCGCGCATGAAAGTGGATTGATTGGTGAGGCACCAAATGGCATTCCGAATAATTTAATGCCCTATATCACACAAGTTGCGAAGGGCATGCGAGACTATTTAAGCATCTTCGGCAATGACTATCCAACGATTGATGGCACCGGTGTACGGGATTATATTCATGTAATGGATTTAGCTGAGGGGCATGTTGCTGCTATTCACGCTATGTTACAAGGGGTCCATATTTATAATCTCGGTACTGGACAAGGAACGAGCGTCTTGCAATTAGTAAAGGCATTTGAAGAAGCGAATGGCGTGACAATTCGTTATGAAATAGTAGAGCGTAGGCCGGGAGATCTAGCTTGCTGCTATGCAGATGTAGAAAAAGCAAGACAGGAACTAGGCTGGATAGCAAAGCGCGATGTTGTGACGATGTGTAAAGATGCATGGCGGTTTGAAAAGAATACCCTTCATCAGGGCGTTTAA
- a CDS encoding polysaccharide biosynthesis protein codes for MNYTARYTIFFIIDSLIVLSAIFISYFLLYPTIHIYSDSLIILSSFTLLISHHVMAYFFQLYNRIWSLASVRELLTIAYAVTTSVVAASIMQLLIKSDIYFRVMVITWLLHIVLIGGSRFLLRILHERTSVTPHDHLKRVLIIGAGEAGTMLIRSIKKNPSEYQVVAVVDDDRNKKHLKIMDVNVYGTTKEIPRIVQEKKIDEIILAIPSLSKKEIREVYSRCIETKATIKIMPKIEDVMTGKVSVNDMQDIKIEDLLGREEIKLDMLALSNNLTNKIILVTGAGGSIGSEICRQVAHFQPQKLILLGHGENSIYTIHMELSEKIDFKGIEFIPIIADVQDRDRIFEVVGQIQPDVIYHAAAHKHVPMMECNPREAVKNNIFGTKNVAEAAHTFGVSNFVMISTDKAVNPPNIMGATKRIAEMIIQNLATYSETNFAAVRFGNVLGSRGSVIPRFKAQIASGGPVTVTHPEMTRYFMTIPEASRLVLQAGALARGGEVFVLDMGEPLKIVDLAKNLIRLSGFTEDEIGIEFSGIRPGEKMYEELLNAAEIQEEHVYPKIHVGKANYMDEYLLISILSEFEECNIEELKQMLIDIANGRWTLKKDEIKLLDKAL; via the coding sequence GTGAACTACACAGCAAGGTATACAATATTTTTCATAATAGATTCATTGATTGTATTATCCGCTATTTTTATTAGTTACTTTTTATTGTATCCGACAATTCATATTTATTCTGATTCCTTAATCATCTTGAGTTCATTTACATTATTAATTAGTCATCATGTCATGGCCTATTTTTTCCAGCTTTATAATCGCATTTGGAGTTTAGCTTCAGTGAGGGAATTATTGACGATAGCTTATGCGGTCACGACTTCTGTTGTTGCAGCGAGTATTATGCAACTACTAATAAAAAGCGACATTTATTTTCGTGTAATGGTGATTACGTGGCTCTTGCATATTGTACTGATCGGTGGTTCGCGCTTTTTACTTAGAATTTTACATGAACGTACTTCTGTTACGCCCCATGACCATTTAAAGCGTGTACTGATTATCGGCGCGGGGGAGGCAGGAACTATGCTTATTCGTAGTATTAAGAAAAATCCATCTGAATATCAAGTGGTAGCCGTTGTCGATGATGATCGAAACAAAAAACATTTAAAAATAATGGATGTCAATGTGTATGGAACGACAAAAGAGATTCCACGCATTGTACAGGAGAAAAAAATTGATGAAATTATTTTAGCCATCCCTTCTTTAAGTAAAAAAGAAATTCGAGAGGTTTATTCCCGTTGTATAGAGACGAAGGCAACGATAAAAATTATGCCAAAAATTGAGGATGTCATGACAGGTAAAGTTTCGGTGAATGATATGCAAGATATCAAAATCGAAGACCTGCTCGGACGTGAAGAAATCAAACTTGATATGTTGGCACTCTCCAATAATCTTACAAATAAAATAATCCTCGTAACAGGTGCTGGCGGTTCTATAGGCTCTGAAATTTGCCGTCAAGTAGCACATTTCCAACCACAAAAACTAATCTTACTTGGTCACGGAGAAAATTCCATTTACACAATCCATATGGAATTATCAGAAAAAATAGACTTCAAAGGGATAGAATTCATTCCAATTATTGCGGATGTACAAGATAGAGATCGAATTTTTGAAGTGGTCGGACAGATTCAGCCAGATGTCATTTACCATGCAGCTGCTCATAAGCATGTACCGATGATGGAGTGTAACCCACGTGAAGCGGTAAAAAATAATATCTTTGGGACAAAAAATGTAGCGGAAGCCGCACATACATTTGGTGTATCCAATTTTGTCATGATTTCAACTGATAAAGCAGTGAATCCGCCAAACATTATGGGTGCAACAAAGCGAATTGCTGAAATGATTATTCAAAATTTAGCAACCTATAGCGAAACAAATTTTGCTGCAGTTCGTTTTGGGAATGTACTTGGCTCACGTGGAAGTGTCATCCCGAGATTTAAGGCTCAAATTGCTTCAGGTGGACCCGTCACCGTCACACATCCGGAAATGACTCGTTATTTTATGACGATTCCAGAAGCATCTCGGCTCGTGTTGCAGGCCGGGGCACTTGCACGGGGGGGCGAGGTATTTGTGCTTGATATGGGGGAGCCATTGAAAATTGTAGATTTAGCGAAAAATCTCATCCGCTTATCGGGATTTACTGAAGATGAAATTGGTATTGAATTTTCAGGTATTCGCCCAGGCGAAAAGATGTATGAGGAATTACTAAATGCAGCGGAGATTCAAGAAGAGCATGTCTATCCTAAAATTCACGTTGGTAAAGCAAATTATATGGATGAGTATTTACTAATATCCATACTAAGTGAATTTGAAGAGTGCAATATAGAGGAATTAAAACAAATGCTAATCGATATCGCGAATGGTAGATGGACATTAAAAAAGGACGAAATCAAATTACTTGATAAGGCATTATGA
- a CDS encoding sugar transferase yields the protein MYKSIKRLIDIIISFIALILLSPLFLLLIIIIKLDSKGPILFKQKRIGIHKSHFTILKFRTMRIDTPKNTPTHLLKDPEQYLTKIGGFLRKTSLDELPQIWNIFVGQISLIGPRPALWNQYDLITERDKYGANDVLPGLTGWAQINGRDELTIEEKARLDGDYVKKISFWMDVKCFFGTIIIIFTKAGVVEGGTGAINSKES from the coding sequence TTGTATAAGAGTATAAAAAGACTAATCGATATCATAATTTCTTTCATTGCATTAATTCTATTATCACCATTATTTTTACTATTGATTATTATCATAAAATTAGATTCGAAAGGTCCTATATTATTTAAGCAAAAAAGAATCGGTATTCATAAAAGTCATTTTACAATTTTAAAATTCCGAACAATGAGAATTGATACTCCAAAGAATACACCAACCCATTTATTAAAAGACCCTGAACAGTACTTAACTAAAATAGGGGGATTCTTAAGGAAAACAAGTCTAGATGAATTACCTCAAATTTGGAATATATTTGTTGGGCAAATAAGTCTGATTGGACCAAGACCAGCACTTTGGAATCAGTACGATTTAATTACAGAACGTGACAAGTACGGTGCCAATGATGTCCTGCCAGGGCTAACAGGGTGGGCTCAAATTAACGGCCGAGATGAGCTGACGATTGAAGAAAAGGCTAGACTTGATGGCGATTACGTAAAGAAAATCAGTTTTTGGATGGATGTAAAGTGTTTCTTTGGAACGATTATTATCATTTTTACTAAAGCTGGAGTCGTTGAAGGAGGCACTGGAGCGATTAACTCAAAAGAAAGTTAA